In Euwallacea fornicatus isolate EFF26 chromosome 36, ASM4011564v1, whole genome shotgun sequence, a genomic segment contains:
- the scalloped gene encoding transcriptional enhancer factor TEF-1 isoform X2, whose amino-acid sequence MAAADAEGVWSPDIEQSFQEALAIYPPCGRRKIILSDEGKMYGRNELIARYIKLRTGKTRTRKQVSSHIQVLARRKLREIQAKLKVDHAVKEKTLQTMSNMSSAQIVSATAMHSKSAGLPLGLNTHPMPFHGGAQFWQPGLQPGTSQDVKPFGQAAYPGKPATAVSAADVGALQTAPPPVWEGRAIATHKLRLVEFSGFMESQNREEAYPKHLFVHIGGPALSYTDPLLEAVDVRQIYDKFPEKKGGLKELYDKGPQNAFFLVKFWADLNSNIQDEAGAFYGVTSSYESNENMTITCSTKVCSFGKQVVEKVETEYARYENGRFVYRIHRSPMCEYMINFIHKLKHLPEKYMMNSVLENFTILQVVSNRDTQETLLCTAYVFEVATGEHGAQHHIYRLVKD is encoded by the exons ATGGCGGCCGCCGACGCCGAGGGCGTCTGGAGTCCGGATATCGAACAAAGCTTCCAAGAAGCCCTGGCCATCTACCCCCCGTGCGGACGACGGAAAATTATTCTATCCGATGAAGGAAAAATGTACG GTCGAAACGAACTTATAGCCCGATATATTAAACTGCGGACTGGAAAGACGAGAACAAGAAAACAAGTCAGCTCGCACATACAAGTATTAGCGAGGCGGAAGCTACGGGAAATCCAGGCTAAGCTTAAAGTT GACCATGCGGTCAAGGAGAAGACTCTTCAAACCATGTCAAACATGTCTAGTGCGCAGATAGTCTCGGCTACTGCAATGCACAGCAAGTCGGCTGGGCTTCCCCTAGGGTTAAACACACACCCCATGCCGTTCCACGGAGGGGCG CAATTCTGGCAGCCTGGTTTGCAGCCCGGAACCTCGCAAGA TGTTAAGCCATTTGGGCAGGCAGCTTATCCTGGGAAACCAGCCACAGCCGTCTCAGCAGCCGATGTTGGGGCTCTGCAGACGGCTCCTCCGCCGGTTTGGGAGGGACGGGCAATCGCCACCCATAAGCTCAGGCTGGTGGAATTCTCAGGATTCATGGAGTCTCAAAATAGAGAGGAGGCA taCCCCAAACACTTGTTCGTCCACATAGGAGGGCCGGCGCTCTCCTACACCGATCCCCTCCTCGAAGCCGTGGATGTACGACAAATCTATGACAAATTCCCGGAGAAAAAAGGCGGCCTTAAAGAACTGTACGACAAGGGACCACAGAACGCATTctttttggtcaaattttgggcAGACCTTAATTCCAACATCCAGGACGAGGCGGGGGCATTCTATGGAGTGACTAGTTC GTACGAAAGCAATGAAAACATGACTATCACGTGTTCGACAAAGGTGTGTTCGTTCGGCAAACAAGTAGTGGAGAAAGTGGAAACAGAATATGCGCGGTATGAGAATGGCAGATTCGTTTACCGGATACACAGAAGTCCCATGTGCGAGTACATGATCAATTTCATTCACAAATTGAAACACTTGCCCGAGAAATATATGATGAACAGCGTCTTGGAGAATTTCACAATTCTTCAG GTGGTAAGCAACAGAGATACTCAAGAAACCCTCCTCTGCACGGCATACGTGTTCGAGGTGGCGACAGGCGAACACGGGGCGCAGCACCACATTTACCGATTGGTGAAGGACTAG
- the scalloped gene encoding transcriptional enhancer factor TEF-1 isoform X1 — protein MYLGSVVTPGSTITSPWTPVAGPPADSNGGPDSKNLDVGDLSDDEKEMAAADAEGVWSPDIEQSFQEALAIYPPCGRRKIILSDEGKMYGRNELIARYIKLRTGKTRTRKQVSSHIQVLARRKLREIQAKLKVDHAVKEKTLQTMSNMSSAQIVSATAMHSKSAGLPLGLNTHPMPFHGGAQFWQPGLQPGTSQDVKPFGQAAYPGKPATAVSAADVGALQTAPPPVWEGRAIATHKLRLVEFSGFMESQNREEAYPKHLFVHIGGPALSYTDPLLEAVDVRQIYDKFPEKKGGLKELYDKGPQNAFFLVKFWADLNSNIQDEAGAFYGVTSSYESNENMTITCSTKVCSFGKQVVEKVETEYARYENGRFVYRIHRSPMCEYMINFIHKLKHLPEKYMMNSVLENFTILQVVSNRDTQETLLCTAYVFEVATGEHGAQHHIYRLVKD, from the exons GCAGCGTGGTGACTCCCGGCAGCACCATTACCTCCCCGTGGACGCCGGTGGCGGGCCCGCCGGCCGACTCTAATGGCGGGCCGGATTCCAAGAATCTGGACGTGGGAGACCTCAGCGAT GATGAAAAGGAGATGGCGGCCGCCGACGCCGAGGGCGTCTGGAGTCCGGATATCGAACAAAGCTTCCAAGAAGCCCTGGCCATCTACCCCCCGTGCGGACGACGGAAAATTATTCTATCCGATGAAGGAAAAATGTACG GTCGAAACGAACTTATAGCCCGATATATTAAACTGCGGACTGGAAAGACGAGAACAAGAAAACAAGTCAGCTCGCACATACAAGTATTAGCGAGGCGGAAGCTACGGGAAATCCAGGCTAAGCTTAAAGTT GACCATGCGGTCAAGGAGAAGACTCTTCAAACCATGTCAAACATGTCTAGTGCGCAGATAGTCTCGGCTACTGCAATGCACAGCAAGTCGGCTGGGCTTCCCCTAGGGTTAAACACACACCCCATGCCGTTCCACGGAGGGGCG CAATTCTGGCAGCCTGGTTTGCAGCCCGGAACCTCGCAAGA TGTTAAGCCATTTGGGCAGGCAGCTTATCCTGGGAAACCAGCCACAGCCGTCTCAGCAGCCGATGTTGGGGCTCTGCAGACGGCTCCTCCGCCGGTTTGGGAGGGACGGGCAATCGCCACCCATAAGCTCAGGCTGGTGGAATTCTCAGGATTCATGGAGTCTCAAAATAGAGAGGAGGCA taCCCCAAACACTTGTTCGTCCACATAGGAGGGCCGGCGCTCTCCTACACCGATCCCCTCCTCGAAGCCGTGGATGTACGACAAATCTATGACAAATTCCCGGAGAAAAAAGGCGGCCTTAAAGAACTGTACGACAAGGGACCACAGAACGCATTctttttggtcaaattttgggcAGACCTTAATTCCAACATCCAGGACGAGGCGGGGGCATTCTATGGAGTGACTAGTTC GTACGAAAGCAATGAAAACATGACTATCACGTGTTCGACAAAGGTGTGTTCGTTCGGCAAACAAGTAGTGGAGAAAGTGGAAACAGAATATGCGCGGTATGAGAATGGCAGATTCGTTTACCGGATACACAGAAGTCCCATGTGCGAGTACATGATCAATTTCATTCACAAATTGAAACACTTGCCCGAGAAATATATGATGAACAGCGTCTTGGAGAATTTCACAATTCTTCAG GTGGTAAGCAACAGAGATACTCAAGAAACCCTCCTCTGCACGGCATACGTGTTCGAGGTGGCGACAGGCGAACACGGGGCGCAGCACCACATTTACCGATTGGTGAAGGACTAG
- the scalloped gene encoding protein scalloped isoform X3, producing the protein MYLGSVVTPGSTITSPWTPVAGPPADSNGGPDSKNLDVGDLSDDEKEMAAADAEGVWSPDIEQSFQEALAIYPPCGRRKIILSDEGKMYGRNELIARYIKLRTGKTRTRKQVSSHIQVLARRKLREIQAKLKVQFWQPGLQPGTSQDVKPFGQAAYPGKPATAVSAADVGALQTAPPPVWEGRAIATHKLRLVEFSGFMESQNREEAYPKHLFVHIGGPALSYTDPLLEAVDVRQIYDKFPEKKGGLKELYDKGPQNAFFLVKFWADLNSNIQDEAGAFYGVTSSYESNENMTITCSTKVCSFGKQVVEKVETEYARYENGRFVYRIHRSPMCEYMINFIHKLKHLPEKYMMNSVLENFTILQVVSNRDTQETLLCTAYVFEVATGEHGAQHHIYRLVKD; encoded by the exons GCAGCGTGGTGACTCCCGGCAGCACCATTACCTCCCCGTGGACGCCGGTGGCGGGCCCGCCGGCCGACTCTAATGGCGGGCCGGATTCCAAGAATCTGGACGTGGGAGACCTCAGCGAT GATGAAAAGGAGATGGCGGCCGCCGACGCCGAGGGCGTCTGGAGTCCGGATATCGAACAAAGCTTCCAAGAAGCCCTGGCCATCTACCCCCCGTGCGGACGACGGAAAATTATTCTATCCGATGAAGGAAAAATGTACG GTCGAAACGAACTTATAGCCCGATATATTAAACTGCGGACTGGAAAGACGAGAACAAGAAAACAAGTCAGCTCGCACATACAAGTATTAGCGAGGCGGAAGCTACGGGAAATCCAGGCTAAGCTTAAAGTT CAATTCTGGCAGCCTGGTTTGCAGCCCGGAACCTCGCAAGA TGTTAAGCCATTTGGGCAGGCAGCTTATCCTGGGAAACCAGCCACAGCCGTCTCAGCAGCCGATGTTGGGGCTCTGCAGACGGCTCCTCCGCCGGTTTGGGAGGGACGGGCAATCGCCACCCATAAGCTCAGGCTGGTGGAATTCTCAGGATTCATGGAGTCTCAAAATAGAGAGGAGGCA taCCCCAAACACTTGTTCGTCCACATAGGAGGGCCGGCGCTCTCCTACACCGATCCCCTCCTCGAAGCCGTGGATGTACGACAAATCTATGACAAATTCCCGGAGAAAAAAGGCGGCCTTAAAGAACTGTACGACAAGGGACCACAGAACGCATTctttttggtcaaattttgggcAGACCTTAATTCCAACATCCAGGACGAGGCGGGGGCATTCTATGGAGTGACTAGTTC GTACGAAAGCAATGAAAACATGACTATCACGTGTTCGACAAAGGTGTGTTCGTTCGGCAAACAAGTAGTGGAGAAAGTGGAAACAGAATATGCGCGGTATGAGAATGGCAGATTCGTTTACCGGATACACAGAAGTCCCATGTGCGAGTACATGATCAATTTCATTCACAAATTGAAACACTTGCCCGAGAAATATATGATGAACAGCGTCTTGGAGAATTTCACAATTCTTCAG GTGGTAAGCAACAGAGATACTCAAGAAACCCTCCTCTGCACGGCATACGTGTTCGAGGTGGCGACAGGCGAACACGGGGCGCAGCACCACATTTACCGATTGGTGAAGGACTAG